The following proteins are co-located in the Castanea sativa cultivar Marrone di Chiusa Pesio chromosome 8, ASM4071231v1 genome:
- the LOC142608088 gene encoding ankyrin repeat-containing protein BDA1-like, producing MSAYSIMGERIVKLNEVAQHGNIEAFYSLIIREDVRILEDIDELPFVDTPLHIAASAGGPQHIQFAMEMMRLKPSFARKPNLYGYSPIHLALQEGHIQMVHRLLQVDGDLVRVKGKEGRTPLHDVAAAAATEQQLDLLDKFLSDCPNSIEDVTIQNQTALHIALLENKNLDAFKRLVRWLPKNKSENAREILNRQDEKGNTVLHVAVSKNQTEAVRELLNCGVNLNVRNLEGHTAQDMLQEQTQVNNSEIRDLLSYAAALSCSFLPKVNCYEYCIRKPKVLFYERSRILRKTVLFFGRLRLLIKNCS from the exons ATGTCAGCCTACTCTATAATGGGTGAGAGAATTGTTAAGTTGAACGAGGTTGCTCAACATGGAAATATTGAAGCCTTTTACAGTTTAATAATTCGGGAGGATGTAAGAATTTTGGAGGACATCGATGAGCTACCATTTGTTGATACTCCTTTACACATAGCTGCATCTGCTGGGGGCCCACAACACATCCAATTTGCTATGGAGATGATGAGATTAAAGCCCTCATTTGCCAGGAAGCCAAATCTATATGGGTATAGCCCCATTCACCTTGCTCTACAAGAAGGGCATATCCAGATGGTGCATCGGCTTCTACAGGTAGATGGAGACCTTGTCCGTGTAAAAGGAAAGGAGGGTAGAACTCCTTTGCATGATGTTGctgcagcagcagcaacagagCAGCAACTTGATCTATTGGACAAATTTCTATCAGACTGTCCTAATTCTATTGAAGATGTAACGATTCAAAACCAAACCGCTCTGCATATTGCCCTCCTGGAAAACAAGAACTTGGATGCTTTTAAACGCTTGGTAAGATGGCTCCCAAAAAATAAGTCTGAAAATGCCAGGGAGATACTGAACCGGCAGGATGAGAAAGGCAACACTGTGTTGCACGTGGCAGTATCCAAAAACCAAACCGAG GCCGTGAGGGAGTTACTAAATTGTGGTGTTAATTTAAACGTTAGGAATTTAGAGGGTCATACAGCACAGGACATGCTACAAGAACAAACACAAGTAAACAACAGCGAGATCAGGGATTTGCTAAGCTATGCTGCAGCTTTATCCTGTTCTTTTCTTCCTAAAGTTAATTGTTATGAATACTGCATAAGGAAACCCAAAGTCTTATTTTATGAGAGATCACGAATACTCAGAAAAACGGTCTTATTTTTTGGGAGATTACGACTACTCATTAAAAACTGCTCGTGA